The following coding sequences are from one Seonamhaeicola sp. ML3 window:
- a CDS encoding CAP domain-containing protein: protein MKLLKMLSLLTILTVFSFSCSSETYDEKVETLELELTTPQTKTIEIEILEEINNHRLSLGLEPLGDMKIVKSVAFSHTDYMLEIGEVSHDNFFTRSSFLKENAGAKRVSENVAYGYSSARTVVNAWLKSDAHRANIEGDFSYCDVSAEKNEKGRWYFTNIFIKK from the coding sequence ATGAAGTTATTAAAGATGTTGTCTTTATTGACAATACTAACCGTATTCAGCTTTTCATGTTCCTCTGAGACTTACGATGAAAAAGTGGAAACATTAGAATTAGAGCTTACCACACCCCAAACCAAGACCATTGAAATTGAGATTTTAGAAGAAATTAATAATCACCGCCTGTCTCTTGGATTAGAGCCATTAGGTGATATGAAAATTGTTAAATCCGTAGCGTTTAGCCATACAGACTATATGTTGGAAATTGGAGAAGTATCTCATGATAATTTCTTTACACGAAGCAGTTTTTTAAAAGAAAATGCTGGTGCTAAAAGAGTTTCAGAAAATGTAGCTTACGGATATAGCTCTGCAAGAACCGTTGTAAATGCATGGTTAAAGAGCGATGCTCATAGAGCAAATATAGAAGGAGACTTTTCGTATTGTGATGTATCTGCCGAGAAAAACGAAAAAGGCAGATGGTATTTTACCAATATATTTATTAAAAAATAA
- the cmk gene encoding (d)CMP kinase, which yields MNKITIAIDGFSSTGKSTIAKQLANYLGYVYVDSGAMYRAVTLYAMREDFINDNSFNVEGLVSRLEEVAISFLFNETLGFAEVYLNGENVEASIRTLEVSSFVSKVAAVTEVRKKLVSIQKQLGKDKGVVMDGRDIGTVVFPDAELKLFMTASAQTRAERRYLELLERGDKVVYENVLKNVQERDYLDSTRKDSPLVKAEDAIEIDNSHLSLKEQFDKVLNIVNKVLEDK from the coding sequence ATGAATAAGATTACTATTGCCATAGATGGCTTTTCCTCAACAGGAAAAAGTACAATTGCAAAACAATTGGCTAATTATTTAGGTTATGTTTATGTCGATTCTGGGGCTATGTACAGGGCGGTAACTTTATATGCCATGAGGGAAGATTTCATTAATGATAATTCTTTTAATGTAGAAGGTCTAGTTTCACGTTTGGAAGAAGTAGCTATTAGTTTTTTGTTTAATGAAACCTTAGGGTTTGCAGAGGTATATTTAAATGGTGAAAATGTAGAGGCATCTATTAGAACCTTAGAAGTCTCCAGCTTTGTTAGTAAGGTGGCTGCGGTTACAGAAGTAAGGAAAAAATTAGTATCTATTCAAAAACAATTAGGTAAGGACAAAGGTGTTGTTATGGATGGAAGAGATATTGGAACGGTAGTTTTTCCAGATGCCGAACTTAAATTGTTTATGACGGCTTCTGCACAAACTAGAGCAGAACGTCGATATTTAGAACTTTTAGAGCGCGGAGATAAAGTTGTTTATGAAAATGTACTTAAAAATGTTCAAGAGCGAGATTATTTAGACTCTACGCGTAAAGATTCCCCATTGGTTAAGGCAGAGGACGCCATAGAGATAGATAATTCACACTTATCGCTTAAAGAACAGTTTGATAAAGTATTGAACATTGTAAACAAAGTTTTGGAAGATAAGTAA
- the pdxH gene encoding pyridoxamine 5'-phosphate oxidase codes for MENDLSDYRRSYEKNELLLKDVPENPLELFQKWFYEVDKFFPQDENNAMTVSTIGLDGYPKSRVVLLKKYTHEGFIFYTNYSSEKGKAIAHNPNVCLSFFWHQAERQVIIKGSAEKIAENLSDGYFESRPRGSQLGALVSNQSEVIENRESLEAKLTALEEKYKGIEIPRPDHWGGYLVRPVEIEFWQGRPNRLHDRVRYKLQSDYNWAIDRLSP; via the coding sequence ATGGAAAATGATTTAAGTGATTACAGAAGGTCTTACGAAAAGAATGAACTTCTTTTAAAGGATGTTCCTGAAAACCCTTTGGAACTGTTTCAAAAGTGGTTTTATGAAGTTGATAAGTTTTTTCCACAGGATGAAAACAATGCCATGACCGTTTCTACAATAGGTCTTGATGGATATCCTAAGAGCAGGGTAGTGCTTCTTAAAAAATATACGCATGAGGGATTCATATTTTACACAAACTATTCCAGTGAAAAGGGTAAAGCGATAGCCCACAACCCAAATGTATGTCTGTCGTTTTTTTGGCACCAAGCAGAAAGGCAGGTAATAATAAAGGGGAGTGCCGAAAAAATAGCAGAAAATTTAAGCGATGGCTATTTCGAGTCTAGACCAAGGGGCAGTCAATTAGGTGCTTTGGTATCTAATCAGAGCGAAGTTATTGAAAATAGAGAATCTCTAGAGGCTAAACTTACCGCATTAGAAGAAAAGTATAAGGGGATAGAAATTCCAAGACCCGACCACTGGGGCGGCTATTTGGTTAGACCAGTTGAAATTGAATTTTGGCAAGGACGCCCAAACAGACTCCATGATAGAGTTCGCTATAAACTTCAATCAGATTACAATTGGGCCATTGATCGTTTATCTCCTTAA
- a CDS encoding LysM peptidoglycan-binding domain-containing protein, protein MAVREKYQAVLDLGESLNVQNGDVQVDGDKLKVFGTANTPYEKNLIWDKIKEIGGENPSDIMADIKIADESVYHRHVVQSGETLGKIAKQYYGNAMKYKEIFEANTDILKNPDLIHPDQELIIPNL, encoded by the coding sequence ATGGCAGTAAGAGAAAAATATCAAGCAGTACTAGATTTAGGTGAATCTTTGAATGTACAAAACGGAGATGTACAAGTAGACGGAGACAAATTAAAAGTTTTTGGAACAGCAAACACTCCTTATGAAAAGAACTTAATTTGGGATAAAATAAAAGAAATTGGAGGAGAAAATCCTTCTGATATCATGGCGGATATTAAAATCGCAGATGAAAGTGTTTACCATAGACACGTTGTACAAAGCGGTGAAACACTGGGCAAAATTGCTAAACAATATTATGGAAATGCTATGAAGTACAAGGAAATTTTCGAAGCGAATACCGACATACTTAAAAACCCAGACTTAATTCATCCAGATCAAGAATTAATTATTCCAAATCTATAA
- the rpsA gene encoding 30S ribosomal protein S1 has translation MAEKAKNAEVEVNDTPAVEEAPVVSEAQANPEKFLEEFNWHNYQEGIDEVDSKQLEEFEKLVAENFVDTLDDEVVDGTVIHITDRDAIIDINAKSEGVISLNEFRYNPNLAVGDKVEVLIDVREDATGQLVLSHRKARVIKAWDRVNAAHDSGEIVNGFVKCRTKGGMIVDVFGIEAFLPGSQIDVKPIRDYDQYVNKTMEFKVVKINHEFKNVVVSHKALIEADIEEQKKEIIGQLEKGQVLEGIVKNITSYGVFIDLGGVDGLVHITDLSWSRINHPNEIVELDQKLNVVILDFDENKSRIQLGLKQLSKHPWEALAEEVKVGDKVKGKVVVIADYGAFIEVADGVEGLIHVSEMSWSTHLRSAQDFVAVGDEVEAVILTLDREERKMSLGIKQLTPDPWTDITSKYPLGSKHSGIVRNFTNFGVFVELEEGIDGLIYISDLSWTKKIKHPSEFCAVGDKLEVLVLELDVEGRKLSLGHKQTTENPWDKYETEFALDSTHSGAIEEVVDKGATVKFNEDIVAFIPSRHMEKEDGSKLKKGEAADFKIIEFNKEFKRVVASHTAIFKAEEAKNVKAAAKKAAAAAAEAKPTLGDANDALQALKDKLDGKK, from the coding sequence ATGGCTGAAAAAGCAAAAAATGCTGAGGTTGAAGTAAATGACACACCAGCAGTAGAAGAAGCTCCAGTAGTATCTGAAGCTCAAGCAAATCCAGAAAAATTCTTAGAAGAGTTCAATTGGCACAATTACCAAGAAGGTATTGATGAGGTTGACAGTAAGCAACTTGAAGAATTTGAGAAATTAGTAGCAGAAAACTTCGTAGACACCTTAGACGATGAAGTTGTAGATGGTACAGTAATTCACATTACAGATAGAGATGCAATCATCGATATCAATGCCAAATCTGAAGGGGTAATTTCTCTTAATGAATTTCGTTACAATCCAAACTTAGCGGTTGGAGATAAAGTAGAAGTATTAATTGACGTACGTGAAGATGCAACTGGTCAATTAGTATTATCTCACAGAAAAGCAAGAGTAATTAAAGCTTGGGACCGCGTAAATGCTGCCCACGATTCTGGTGAAATTGTAAACGGTTTTGTTAAGTGCAGAACTAAAGGTGGTATGATTGTAGATGTTTTTGGAATTGAAGCATTCTTACCAGGTTCTCAAATTGATGTTAAACCAATTAGAGATTACGATCAGTATGTAAATAAAACTATGGAGTTCAAGGTTGTGAAAATCAATCACGAATTTAAGAACGTAGTTGTGTCGCATAAAGCACTTATCGAGGCTGATATTGAAGAGCAAAAGAAAGAAATTATTGGTCAATTAGAAAAAGGTCAAGTATTAGAAGGTATTGTTAAGAATATCACATCTTACGGTGTATTTATCGACCTTGGTGGTGTAGATGGATTAGTTCATATTACAGACCTTTCTTGGTCTAGAATTAACCACCCTAACGAGATTGTTGAATTAGACCAAAAATTAAATGTTGTAATCCTTGATTTTGATGAAAACAAATCAAGAATCCAATTAGGATTAAAACAATTAAGCAAACACCCATGGGAAGCACTTGCAGAAGAGGTTAAAGTAGGTGATAAAGTTAAAGGTAAAGTAGTTGTAATCGCAGATTACGGTGCATTTATTGAAGTTGCTGATGGTGTTGAAGGATTGATTCACGTATCTGAAATGTCTTGGTCTACACATTTACGTTCTGCTCAAGATTTTGTTGCTGTTGGTGACGAAGTTGAAGCTGTTATCTTAACTCTTGATAGAGAAGAGCGTAAAATGTCTTTAGGTATTAAGCAATTAACTCCAGACCCATGGACTGACATTACTTCTAAATACCCATTAGGATCTAAGCACTCTGGTATTGTACGTAACTTCACAAACTTTGGTGTATTTGTTGAATTAGAAGAAGGTATCGACGGATTGATTTACATCTCTGATTTATCTTGGACTAAGAAAATCAAACACCCAAGCGAGTTCTGTGCTGTAGGTGATAAATTAGAGGTTCTTGTTTTAGAACTTGATGTTGAAGGACGTAAATTAAGTTTAGGTCACAAACAAACAACCGAAAATCCTTGGGATAAATACGAAACTGAATTTGCTTTAGATTCTACGCATTCTGGAGCTATTGAAGAAGTTGTAGACAAAGGCGCAACGGTTAAGTTTAATGAGGATATCGTAGCATTCATTCCATCAAGACACATGGAGAAAGAAGATGGTTCTAAGTTGAAGAAAGGTGAAGCTGCCGATTTCAAAATCATTGAATTTAATAAAGAGTTTAAACGTGTTGTAGCATCTCACACAGCTATATTTAAAGCTGAAGAAGCTAAAAACGTAAAAGCTGCTGCTAAGAAAGCTGCCGCTGCTGCAGCAGAAGCTAAGCCTACTTTAGGTGACGCTAATGATGCATTACAAGCTCTTAAAGATAAGTTAGACGGGAAGAAATAA
- a CDS encoding ribonuclease Z produces MKLTILGCYSATPRILTNPTSQVLEVKGHMFLIDCGEGTQVQLRKHKIKFNRIKHVFISHLHGDHFFGLVGLVSTFRLLGREADLHIYGPKGIKEVVTLQMKLADSWTNYNLIFHELTSKESQLIFEDEKVEVHTIPLNHRVYTNGFLFKEKEGERKLDINAVEEANIDVSYYRKLKQGFDVVNENGETIKNDTVTKPAAKPKRYAFCSDTMYKEDIIPIIESADVLYHESTFLETQAHLAPKTKHSTAKEAATIAKKAKVGTLLLGHYSTRYKDINDFKIEAKTVFDTVELAEDGKVFDF; encoded by the coding sequence TTGAAGTTAACTATTTTAGGCTGTTACAGTGCCACTCCAAGAATTTTAACCAATCCTACTTCGCAAGTCCTTGAGGTAAAAGGACACATGTTTTTAATAGACTGTGGCGAGGGAACTCAGGTGCAATTACGAAAACATAAAATAAAGTTCAATAGAATCAAACATGTTTTTATTTCTCATTTGCATGGTGATCACTTTTTTGGTTTGGTGGGTTTAGTATCAACGTTTAGGTTGCTTGGTAGAGAGGCAGATTTACATATCTATGGTCCAAAAGGTATTAAAGAGGTGGTTACGCTTCAAATGAAATTGGCCGATTCTTGGACCAATTATAATCTGATTTTCCACGAATTGACCTCAAAAGAATCGCAACTAATTTTTGAGGACGAAAAGGTAGAGGTACATACAATACCATTAAATCATAGAGTATATACCAATGGCTTTCTGTTTAAAGAAAAAGAAGGTGAGCGTAAGTTAGATATAAATGCGGTAGAAGAGGCAAATATAGATGTGTCGTACTATCGTAAACTCAAACAAGGATTCGATGTTGTTAACGAAAACGGCGAAACCATAAAAAATGATACCGTTACAAAGCCGGCAGCTAAGCCAAAGCGCTATGCGTTTTGTAGCGATACCATGTACAAGGAAGATATTATCCCGATAATTGAGTCTGCCGATGTGCTATACCATGAATCTACGTTTTTAGAGACTCAAGCCCACCTAGCTCCCAAGACAAAACATTCTACGGCTAAGGAGGCGGCAACTATAGCAAAAAAAGCTAAGGTGGGTACGTTGTTACTTGGTCATTATTCAACGCGATATAAAGATATAAACGATTTTAAAATTGAAGCTAAAACCGTTTTTGATACTGTTGAACTTGCAGAAGATGGCAAAGTATTCGATTTTTGA
- a CDS encoding OmpA family protein: MKLKNYIIATTCFLLGFMAFGQYGSQKRADNLFNKFAFVSAAEVYHELLDKNYNADYATRQLADSYALMRNPDSAVVYYKKAVAQENIPIEYYYNYAQALRGIKDYKESRIWLKKFKNAGGKIDENKFTKDNDFISSIFNAKQQYFLTDVNFNSEYADFGAYEHYGDIYFASSRTTGVSTKHIYGWNEEPFLDLYKTQSRTDSIVDHKSRVKGDVNSIYHEGPLSISKEGNTMYFSRNNFNENILGKDANGVSNLKIYRASLVTGEWTNIEELAFNSDNYSTGHPALSPDETKLYFTSNMPGGYGGSDIYVVEINDDGTFGTPQNLGDVVNTDKNESFPFVNSEGTLFFSSDGHSGLGMLDIFGTASDKNNTITNVVNLGTPVNSNKDDFSFFMNEDGLSGFFASNRDGGVGGDDIYAYDRIPQLVIEGTITNANDNSQVPNALVTLKDSEGNKIADLISDEDGYYEINIDRDADYILDTKKEEYIDNVQNITSKGIKNSITKLTNNIALQPAPEDIPIEELYPIYFDFNKYNIRRDGTVELDRIVNLMTNVYPNMVIRIESHTDSRGTESYNNMLSQERAKATFEYLVNNGVDASRITDYQGYGEQKLANDCGDGSNCTEDKHQLNRRTQFIVVKMK; encoded by the coding sequence ATGAAATTAAAAAATTACATAATAGCTACTACTTGTTTTTTATTGGGCTTTATGGCCTTTGGACAATATGGCTCTCAGAAAAGAGCTGATAATTTGTTCAATAAATTTGCGTTTGTTAGTGCTGCAGAAGTTTATCACGAACTTTTAGATAAAAATTACAATGCAGATTATGCAACAAGGCAATTGGCAGACAGTTATGCATTAATGCGTAATCCTGATAGTGCCGTTGTATATTACAAAAAGGCAGTTGCCCAAGAAAATATCCCTATAGAATATTATTATAATTATGCCCAGGCTTTAAGAGGAATTAAAGACTACAAAGAATCTCGTATTTGGTTAAAAAAGTTTAAAAATGCCGGAGGTAAGATTGATGAGAACAAATTCACTAAGGACAACGATTTTATTAGTTCTATATTCAATGCTAAGCAACAATACTTTTTAACCGATGTAAACTTTAATTCGGAATACGCAGATTTTGGGGCCTACGAACATTATGGTGACATATATTTTGCGTCTTCTAGAACCACAGGGGTATCAACTAAACACATTTACGGGTGGAATGAAGAACCTTTTTTAGACCTTTACAAAACTCAAAGTAGAACTGACAGTATTGTTGACCACAAATCTAGAGTAAAAGGTGATGTTAACTCCATTTATCACGAAGGACCACTAAGTATCTCCAAAGAAGGAAATACAATGTACTTTTCAAGAAATAATTTTAATGAAAATATCCTTGGAAAAGACGCTAATGGTGTATCCAATCTTAAAATATACAGAGCTTCTCTGGTAACAGGTGAATGGACTAACATTGAAGAGTTAGCTTTTAATAGCGATAACTATTCAACAGGGCATCCTGCTTTAAGTCCAGATGAGACCAAGCTGTATTTTACTTCCAATATGCCTGGTGGCTACGGAGGTTCAGATATTTACGTTGTAGAAATAAACGATGATGGCACTTTTGGAACACCTCAAAACTTAGGAGATGTTGTAAATACCGATAAGAATGAAAGCTTCCCTTTTGTAAATAGCGAGGGAACCCTATTCTTTTCTTCCGATGGGCATTCCGGTTTAGGTATGCTAGATATTTTTGGAACAGCTTCAGATAAAAATAATACCATTACAAATGTTGTAAACTTAGGCACACCGGTTAATTCCAATAAAGATGATTTTTCGTTCTTTATGAACGAAGATGGTTTATCTGGTTTCTTTGCGTCTAATAGAGATGGTGGAGTTGGCGGTGACGATATCTATGCTTACGATAGAATTCCTCAACTTGTTATTGAAGGCACCATAACCAATGCCAATGATAATAGCCAAGTTCCTAACGCTCTCGTTACCTTAAAAGATAGCGAAGGAAACAAAATTGCTGACTTAATTTCTGATGAAGATGGGTATTATGAGATAAACATAGATAGAGATGCAGACTATATTCTTGATACTAAAAAAGAAGAGTATATAGATAACGTACAAAACATTACTTCAAAAGGTATAAAAAATAGCATTACCAAGTTAACTAACAATATTGCGCTGCAGCCAGCACCAGAAGATATCCCAATAGAAGAGCTCTACCCTATTTATTTTGACTTTAACAAGTACAATATTAGAAGAGACGGCACTGTTGAGTTAGATAGGATTGTAAACCTTATGACCAATGTTTACCCCAATATGGTTATAAGAATAGAATCTCATACAGACTCCAGAGGTACAGAAAGCTACAATAACATGTTATCTCAAGAAAGAGCCAAAGCTACTTTCGAGTATTTAGTTAATAATGGTGTAGATGCTTCTAGAATTACAGATTATCAAGGCTATGGTGAACAAAAATTAGCTAACGACTGTGGAGATGGTTCCAACTGTACCGAAGATAAACACCAATTAAACAGAAGAACACAATTTATTGTTGTGAAGATGAAATAA
- a CDS encoding aspartate carbamoyltransferase catalytic subunit: MSELSVNHLLGIKYLNKKDIQLIFETADHFKEVINRPIKKVPSLRDITIANLFFENSTRTKLSFELAEKRLSADVINFSSGQSSVKKGETLIDTVNNILSMKVDMVVMRHPNPGAGIFLSKHVNASIVNAGDGAHEHPTQALLDSYSIREKLGDVEGKKVVIVGDILHSRVALSNIFALQLQGAEVMVCGPKTLLPKYIDKLGVKVETNLRKALNWCDVANMLRVQNERMDISYFPSTREYTQQFGVNKALLDSLDRDITIMHPGPINRGVEITSDVADSSQSIILNQVENGVAIRMAVIYLLASKIKQ, from the coding sequence ATGAGTGAATTAAGTGTTAATCACTTATTGGGAATAAAATATCTAAACAAAAAGGATATTCAATTAATTTTTGAAACGGCCGATCATTTTAAAGAAGTCATTAATAGGCCCATCAAAAAAGTGCCATCACTTAGAGATATTACTATCGCTAATCTCTTCTTCGAAAACTCTACAAGAACAAAATTATCTTTCGAGTTGGCAGAGAAACGTTTATCTGCAGATGTAATAAATTTTTCTTCCGGACAGTCGTCTGTTAAAAAAGGAGAAACGCTAATAGATACAGTAAATAATATCTTATCTATGAAAGTAGATATGGTAGTGATGCGACATCCAAATCCCGGAGCAGGTATCTTTTTATCCAAGCATGTTAATGCCAGTATAGTAAATGCTGGAGATGGAGCCCACGAACATCCTACCCAAGCACTACTGGACTCTTATTCCATTAGAGAAAAGCTTGGTGATGTAGAAGGTAAGAAAGTTGTAATAGTGGGAGATATTTTACACAGTAGAGTGGCACTTTCAAATATTTTCGCCTTACAGTTACAAGGCGCAGAAGTTATGGTTTGTGGCCCAAAAACATTACTGCCAAAGTATATTGACAAACTAGGCGTAAAAGTTGAGACAAACTTGAGAAAGGCACTAAATTGGTGTGATGTAGCCAATATGTTACGGGTTCAAAATGAACGTATGGATATTAGTTATTTCCCTTCAACCAGAGAATATACACAGCAGTTTGGCGTAAATAAAGCATTATTGGATTCTCTTGACAGAGATATCACCATCATGCATCCAGGACCAATTAATAGAGGCGTAGAGATAACGAGTGATGTAGCAGATTCATCTCAGTCTATCATATTAAACCAGGTAGAAAATGGGGTAGCTATTAGAATGGCAGTTATTTACTTACTGGCCTCTAAAATTAAGCAATAG
- a CDS encoding ribonuclease Z, producing MIIDQNGNTTIVTQEKANTIELVKKLQALYPKFQNNNVIVNLTTLTKIPLEELIAFLEISNNHRAAKHSFVIVTNKVDFDEIPDEIVVVPTLQEAYDIIEMEEMERDLGF from the coding sequence ATGATTATAGATCAAAACGGAAATACGACTATTGTAACTCAAGAGAAAGCAAACACAATAGAATTGGTTAAAAAGCTACAAGCTCTATATCCTAAGTTTCAAAACAACAACGTAATTGTAAATTTAACTACTTTAACTAAGATTCCTCTTGAAGAACTCATAGCGTTTTTAGAAATATCGAATAATCATCGAGCCGCTAAACACTCTTTTGTTATTGTTACCAACAAGGTTGATTTTGATGAGATACCCGATGAAATAGTTGTTGTACCAACACTTCAAGAAGCTTACGATATTATTGAAATGGAGGAGATGGAACGCGACTTAGGATTTTAA
- a CDS encoding OmpA family protein, with the protein MRLKHYILVCIALTLSTFSYAQQGKQRRADTLFNKFSFVKAAEVYRELIQKNYNKDYATRRLADCYAYLRDPKNAARYYKSVVKQDNVPINYYYSYAQALRGIKKYKESNIWLQRFKDSGGVVNANDFSKDINFITSIFNAKKQYFLDRVRFNSKYSDFGAFEHDGKVYFASSRDEGVSIKRLYGWNEQPFLDVYVTDVGSRKKVDHTFKLKGDVNSIYHDGPVTITKDGKHMYFSSNNFTDKIEKKDRKGMTNMKIYRATYKDSIWTDIEDLSINSDLFSTQHAALNNDDSKLYFSSDRPGGYGGSDIYVVDIKSDGTLGEPKNIGNIINTESAEGFPYINQEDVLFFSSDGHTGLGLLDIFATIKNEEGDYVDVVNLGVPINSNKDDFSFTMSPNGITGYFASNRTGGRGSDDIYAYHREPTLHVEGVVSDAINMNPIAGAKITLFDDKGNQIAYMETDENGFYQINIDRNQDYKIVANQDKYIEDYRNFTSKNIQTELVTIDANLLLNPVQDVVKLAELNTIYFDFDSHNIRKDAAEELDKIVDLMTNDYPEMVIRIESHTDSRGALTYNDKLSIDRANSTYEYLINNGIDPARITAHEGFGERRLTNGCEDGQNCEEEEHQLNRRTQFIVVKME; encoded by the coding sequence ATGAGATTAAAACATTACATATTAGTTTGTATCGCCCTAACCCTAAGTACCTTTTCGTATGCCCAGCAAGGCAAACAAAGAAGAGCCGATACGCTCTTTAATAAATTTTCGTTTGTTAAAGCTGCAGAAGTATACAGGGAACTTATTCAAAAAAATTACAATAAGGATTATGCCACTCGAAGATTAGCCGATTGTTACGCTTATCTAAGGGATCCTAAAAACGCTGCACGGTATTACAAAAGCGTAGTAAAACAGGATAATGTTCCTATTAATTACTACTATAGTTACGCGCAAGCATTACGAGGTATAAAAAAATATAAAGAATCTAATATTTGGCTACAGCGATTTAAAGATTCAGGTGGTGTTGTAAATGCGAATGACTTTTCTAAAGACATCAATTTTATAACAAGTATTTTCAATGCAAAAAAACAGTACTTTCTAGATCGTGTAAGATTTAATTCAAAATACAGCGATTTTGGAGCATTCGAACATGATGGTAAGGTATATTTTGCTTCATCGAGAGATGAGGGCGTATCCATAAAACGACTGTATGGCTGGAATGAACAACCTTTTCTGGATGTTTATGTTACCGATGTTGGTTCAAGAAAAAAGGTGGATCACACTTTTAAATTAAAAGGAGATGTAAATTCTATTTACCATGACGGCCCAGTTACTATCACCAAAGATGGTAAACACATGTATTTTTCAAGTAACAACTTTACGGATAAGATTGAGAAAAAAGACCGTAAAGGCATGACCAACATGAAAATTTACCGGGCAACATATAAAGACAGCATCTGGACAGATATAGAAGACTTATCAATAAATAGTGATTTGTTTTCTACACAACATGCGGCTTTAAATAACGATGATTCCAAACTTTACTTTTCATCAGATAGACCTGGTGGATATGGCGGTTCAGACATATACGTCGTAGATATTAAATCTGATGGCACACTAGGTGAACCAAAAAACATTGGAAATATAATAAACACAGAAAGTGCAGAAGGATTTCCATACATAAATCAAGAAGATGTACTCTTCTTCTCTTCTGATGGTCATACAGGTCTGGGTTTACTAGACATTTTTGCTACCATAAAGAATGAAGAAGGCGATTATGTAGACGTAGTGAACTTAGGTGTACCTATTAACTCAAATAAAGATGATTTCTCATTTACGATGAGTCCTAATGGTATTACAGGATATTTCGCTTCTAACAGAACAGGAGGTCGAGGATCTGATGACATTTACGCGTATCATCGAGAACCAACACTACATGTAGAAGGTGTTGTTTCTGATGCTATAAACATGAATCCTATTGCAGGAGCTAAAATTACGTTATTCGACGATAAAGGCAATCAAATTGCCTATATGGAGACTGATGAGAATGGGTTTTACCAAATAAACATAGATAGAAATCAAGACTACAAGATAGTTGCCAATCAAGACAAGTACATTGAAGACTATAGAAACTTTACTTCTAAGAACATTCAAACTGAACTTGTTACTATTGATGCTAATCTTCTGTTGAATCCGGTTCAGGATGTTGTAAAATTAGCTGAACTTAATACCATTTATTTTGATTTCGATAGTCATAATATTCGTAAAGATGCAGCCGAGGAATTAGATAAAATTGTTGATTTAATGACAAACGATTATCCCGAAATGGTGATTAGAATTGAGTCCCATACAGATTCTAGAGGAGCATTAACATATAATGATAAATTATCTATAGATCGAGCCAATTCTACATACGAATACTTGATTAATAATGGAATAGACCCTGCCAGAATCACTGCCCATGAAGGTTTTGGTGAACGCAGATTAACAAATGGTTGTGAAGATGGACAGAATTGTGAAGAAGAAGAACATCAATTAAACCGTCGTACACAATTTATTGTTGTAAAAATGGAATAA
- the pyrR gene encoding bifunctional pyr operon transcriptional regulator/uracil phosphoribosyltransferase PyrR: protein MSQKVLLNTKEVNIILHRLACQLIEKHNDFSNTVLIGLQPRGVFLAERILKILKEDYKVKDVKFGHLDITFYRDDFRRGDKTLKANATEIEFLVEDKNIVFIDDVLYTGRSIRAALTAIQSFGRPNEIELLALIDRRFSRHLPIQPDYRGRQVDAINNEKVIVHWLENEGEDVVYLIEK from the coding sequence ATGAGTCAAAAAGTTTTACTTAACACAAAAGAGGTAAACATCATTCTTCACCGATTGGCTTGTCAACTTATTGAAAAACATAACGATTTCTCAAATACAGTGCTTATTGGTCTTCAACCTAGAGGTGTTTTTTTAGCAGAAAGAATCCTTAAAATCCTTAAAGAGGATTACAAGGTTAAAGATGTTAAATTTGGGCATCTGGATATCACGTTTTACAGAGATGATTTTAGAAGAGGTGATAAAACCTTAAAGGCCAATGCTACTGAAATAGAATTTCTCGTTGAAGATAAGAATATAGTATTTATAGATGATGTGTTATATACCGGACGAAGCATAAGAGCAGCTTTAACAGCTATTCAATCTTTCGGAAGACCAAACGAAATAGAGTTGTTAGCCCTTATAGACAGACGTTTTAGTAGGCATTTGCCAATTCAGCCAGACTACCGTGGAAGACAAGTCGACGCCATAAACAATGAAAAAGTAATTGTGCACTGGTTGGAAAACGAAGGCGAAGATGTGGTTTATTTGATTGAAAAATAA